A section of the Rossellomorea marisflavi genome encodes:
- a CDS encoding sugar ABC transporter substrate-binding protein: protein MGKAMRHLAWLLLFGMILAGCEEKAPVVPVHKEKKEAPGSVKIGFSMDTLEEERWVRDRDLFKQAVEDQGAEVLITEARGDDALQVLQAETLIAEGVDVLVIVPYNAEAAAAIVQKAHKAGIQVVSYDRLVRNADIDLYVSFDNERVGELQAGAITELVPKGKYVYIGGAETDYNAHLLKKGVFDVLKEPIDRGEIQVVYDEWTDNWLPENAYDNMKEALKASDGDIDAVIAANDATAGMAEKALEEAGLAGKIPVAGQDAELNAVRRIVQGTQAMTVYKPINILAEEAAALAISIARGEYIDTDKKINNGKIEVPSVLLQPTAVNKANLDTTIIADHFHTREEVYE, encoded by the coding sequence ATGGGGAAAGCGATGCGTCACCTGGCGTGGCTCCTCCTCTTCGGGATGATCCTCGCCGGATGCGAAGAGAAAGCACCGGTTGTTCCGGTCCATAAAGAAAAAAAAGAAGCGCCAGGCTCCGTGAAGATCGGATTCTCCATGGATACGCTTGAGGAGGAGCGATGGGTGCGGGACCGGGACCTCTTCAAGCAGGCCGTGGAGGACCAGGGAGCGGAAGTGTTGATCACGGAGGCCCGTGGGGATGATGCCCTCCAGGTGCTGCAGGCGGAAACCCTCATCGCAGAAGGAGTCGATGTCCTCGTGATCGTCCCGTATAACGCAGAAGCCGCCGCGGCCATTGTCCAAAAAGCCCATAAAGCCGGCATCCAGGTCGTCTCCTATGACCGCCTCGTCCGGAATGCCGACATCGATCTGTACGTATCTTTCGATAACGAACGTGTCGGGGAGCTTCAGGCCGGTGCCATCACCGAACTTGTGCCGAAGGGCAAATACGTTTATATCGGCGGGGCGGAAACGGACTACAACGCCCACCTCTTGAAGAAAGGCGTCTTTGACGTACTGAAGGAGCCCATCGACCGCGGAGAGATCCAGGTGGTGTACGATGAGTGGACCGACAACTGGCTGCCCGAGAACGCCTATGACAATATGAAAGAGGCCCTCAAAGCGAGTGATGGTGACATCGATGCCGTCATCGCGGCCAACGATGCCACCGCCGGCATGGCCGAGAAGGCGCTGGAGGAAGCGGGACTCGCCGGGAAGATCCCCGTCGCCGGCCAGGACGCCGAGCTCAATGCCGTCCGCCGCATCGTCCAGGGCACCCAGGCCATGACCGTCTACAAGCCGATCAACATCCTAGCAGAAGAAGCGGCAGCCCTCGCCATCTCCATCGCCCGCGGCGAATACATCGACACCGACAAAAAAATCAACAACGGCAAAATCGAAGTCCCATCCGTCCTCCTCCAGCCCACCGCCGTCAACAAAGCCAACCTCGACACCACCATCATCGCCGACCACTTCCACACCCGGGAGGAAGTGTATGAGTGA
- a CDS encoding DUF896 domain-containing protein, with translation MIRSLQRINELARKAREDGLTPGEVEERAALRADYLQEIRGQVSSTMSSLTIVNEDGEDVTPTAFVIEKAIQYRNSLPF, from the coding sequence ATGATCAGGAGCTTGCAGCGAATCAATGAGCTGGCCCGTAAAGCACGTGAGGACGGATTGACCCCAGGGGAAGTCGAAGAAAGAGCGGCATTGAGGGCAGATTACCTGCAGGAAATCCGCGGTCAGGTCTCCTCCACCATGAGCAGTTTGACCATCGTGAATGAAGACGGCGAGGACGTCACCCCTACAGCCTTTGTCATCGAAAAAGCCATTCAGTATCGGAATTCACTTCCGTTTTAA
- a CDS encoding PadR family transcriptional regulator, with protein MKHKLLPLSETMHYILLALREPLHGYAVMQKIEEMSDGAVVLAAGTLYGAVENLNKHGWIEPVGEEGRRKVYQITYDGNAVLNVEKKRLQHILSLYEGSGSGEKG; from the coding sequence ATGAAGCATAAATTATTACCCCTGTCAGAAACGATGCACTATATCCTGCTCGCACTGCGCGAGCCCCTGCATGGCTATGCTGTCATGCAGAAGATCGAAGAAATGAGTGATGGCGCGGTCGTACTCGCAGCGGGTACCCTGTACGGCGCCGTTGAAAATCTGAATAAGCACGGCTGGATCGAACCGGTCGGGGAAGAAGGCCGGAGGAAGGTCTATCAGATCACGTATGACGGAAATGCCGTTTTAAATGTAGAAAAAAAACGATTGCAGCATATTTTATCCTTATATGAAGGAAGTGGATCGGGTGAAAAAGGTTAA
- a CDS encoding response regulator has translation MIKLLIVDDEPMEREGMQLILEKHFPDLVIQQAKNGRVAVEMAATFTPDLILMDIKMPGMNGLEAIEAITAEQPHIKFIMVTAYDTFSYMKAAIKLGAKDYILKPSKAAEIVATIGKVLGEIESERSKHVASLDQQEKWERARMLVETDVVTQLLFDHVHDVHVDLLMGMLDVPAEGDLFVMVLLLPENGDAHYSEIRQAIRQRGWTGALYGRQLPLIIFREPGTTYRSQATALARELLSLGSEQDWFIGIGTVCSSLDDVRRSYQEAMLATVDTQGRKRYRFFEEIPLKPETREQAMTDQKELMENIRLGQWDRVHTQVTNAITTLEKEGTPIIYSQQRILQVLWMTSRVLSESGIDTQEPLFSVQPTDYRTLRKEAERLLDDMKEGYRTHFSHTEADTFQQIKQYIQDHSHEDMSLDTLAQTVHLSPIYISKMFKEKQGMNYIDFLTECRMDKAKGLMKDPEKSIKEISYEVGYHDPNYFSKVFKKMTKHSPKEYRRSLLGQHV, from the coding sequence ATGATCAAATTGCTCATCGTGGATGATGAACCGATGGAAAGGGAAGGGATGCAGCTCATCCTGGAGAAGCATTTCCCCGATCTCGTCATCCAACAGGCGAAAAACGGAAGGGTGGCCGTTGAGATGGCGGCCACATTCACCCCTGATCTCATCCTCATGGACATCAAGATGCCGGGGATGAACGGCCTTGAAGCCATCGAGGCCATCACGGCGGAACAGCCCCATATCAAGTTCATCATGGTGACGGCCTATGATACCTTTTCCTATATGAAAGCAGCCATCAAGCTCGGGGCGAAGGACTACATCCTGAAGCCGAGCAAGGCGGCGGAGATCGTGGCGACGATCGGAAAGGTCCTCGGTGAAATCGAGTCGGAGCGCAGTAAGCACGTGGCGAGCCTCGATCAGCAGGAGAAATGGGAGAGGGCACGGATGCTCGTTGAAACCGACGTCGTGACCCAGCTCCTTTTCGACCACGTCCACGATGTGCATGTGGATCTGCTCATGGGGATGTTGGACGTTCCGGCAGAAGGGGATCTGTTCGTCATGGTCCTCCTCCTTCCGGAAAATGGGGATGCCCATTACTCCGAGATCCGTCAGGCGATCCGCCAGCGTGGCTGGACCGGCGCCTTATATGGCCGGCAGCTTCCCCTCATCATCTTCAGGGAGCCCGGGACCACGTACCGTTCACAGGCGACGGCTCTTGCACGGGAGCTCCTTTCCCTCGGTTCGGAGCAGGACTGGTTCATCGGGATCGGGACCGTCTGCTCCTCCCTGGATGACGTGAGGCGTTCCTATCAGGAGGCGATGCTCGCCACCGTCGACACACAGGGACGGAAACGGTACCGCTTCTTCGAGGAAATCCCCCTAAAGCCCGAAACCCGGGAGCAGGCGATGACCGACCAGAAGGAGCTCATGGAAAACATCCGCCTCGGCCAGTGGGACCGGGTCCACACCCAGGTGACCAACGCTATCACTACCCTGGAGAAAGAAGGGACGCCGATCATCTATTCCCAGCAGCGGATCCTCCAGGTACTGTGGATGACGTCCCGTGTTCTCAGTGAGAGCGGAATCGACACGCAGGAGCCCCTCTTTTCCGTACAGCCGACGGACTACCGCACGCTGCGGAAGGAAGCGGAGCGCCTCCTGGATGATATGAAGGAAGGCTACCGGACTCATTTCAGCCATACGGAAGCCGATACGTTCCAACAGATCAAGCAGTACATCCAGGATCACTCCCACGAGGACATGTCACTCGACACCCTGGCCCAGACCGTCCATCTCAGCCCGATTTACATCAGCAAGATGTTCAAGGAGAAGCAGGGGATGAACTACATCGATTTTCTCACGGAATGCCGCATGGACAAGGCGAAGGGGCTCATGAAGGATCCCGAGAAGAGCATCAAGGAAATCAGCTACGAAGTCGGGTATCACGATCCGAATTATTTCAGTAAGGTATTCAAGAAAATGACGAAGCACTCCCCGAAAGAGTACCGGAGGAGCCTGCTCGGACAACATGTGTAA
- a CDS encoding ABC transporter permease: protein MNMYSLIGKNLKKNLKNYYLYIFALTFGVSLFFAFVTLQYDPSMDATNGSIKGGAAIQVASFMLIAIIGVFLIYANAIFIKRRSKEIGLLQLIGMSKKRIVFLLSAENFLLYAVATALGIGVGFAFSKLITSILFKAVGITAVAKLHFSMAAMERTLIVFSVIFLLILLINAAFIKKQSILSLFKVKSASEMNVKKQSVWEILMGILGLGLVSSGYFVSTKLFGGDFTSTIELMGAMMFILGSVIIGTYFFYKGSVSFVFNVIRKQRKGYLNVREVLSLSSIMFRMKTNSMLLTIITTVSALAIGLLSLTYISYYSTEASAEKQLPDDFTFLQEDGLNQFEKALGDHRIDYSENRIDVLQVAVDLEGIVSGKVDGIAMDLSKAHMAVIRADDAGLKLNEDEAILTGYSDMLKNFMPMKEKGEIVLQNKETKQPLDLIKTKDNHYISWKFTGGGFPVVIVNDTVFQTMKEHLDPGLQGTSNINLGVNIKDDRQLEKANDLYVSLFGKEENLSDSRPIYIEYQKANMGISVFIVGFLGLTFLITSGCILYFKQMDESEEERPNYTILRKLGYSRHDLQKGIRFKQLFNFGIPLAVGLLHSYFAVKSGWFWFGSELWTPLLIVMGLYTVLYSAFGVLSTLYSRRIIRESL from the coding sequence GTGAACATGTACTCTCTTATCGGAAAGAATCTCAAGAAGAATCTCAAAAACTACTATCTTTATATTTTTGCCCTGACCTTCGGGGTGTCGCTGTTCTTTGCCTTTGTCACCCTGCAGTATGATCCGTCCATGGATGCGACGAACGGGTCGATCAAGGGAGGGGCCGCCATCCAGGTGGCGTCCTTCATGCTGATCGCCATCATCGGCGTCTTCCTCATCTATGCGAATGCGATCTTCATCAAACGGCGCAGCAAGGAAATCGGGTTATTGCAGTTGATCGGAATGTCGAAAAAGCGAATCGTGTTCCTGTTGAGCGCGGAGAACTTCCTGCTGTATGCCGTGGCCACCGCGCTCGGAATTGGCGTGGGATTTGCCTTTTCGAAGCTGATTACGTCGATCCTCTTCAAGGCAGTGGGGATCACGGCTGTCGCAAAGCTTCATTTCTCCATGGCCGCCATGGAGCGGACCCTCATCGTCTTCTCTGTGATCTTCCTGTTGATCCTGCTCATCAATGCCGCCTTCATCAAGAAACAGAGCATTTTGAGCCTGTTCAAAGTCAAATCTGCTTCTGAAATGAATGTGAAGAAGCAATCCGTATGGGAGATCCTGATGGGGATCCTCGGCCTTGGCCTTGTATCGTCGGGGTACTTTGTGTCAACGAAGCTGTTCGGCGGGGATTTCACGTCGACGATCGAACTGATGGGTGCCATGATGTTCATCCTCGGTTCGGTCATCATCGGGACGTATTTCTTCTATAAAGGGTCTGTGAGCTTTGTGTTCAACGTGATCCGCAAGCAGCGGAAAGGGTATCTGAACGTGCGGGAAGTCCTGTCCCTGTCCTCCATCATGTTCCGCATGAAGACGAATTCCATGCTCCTGACGATCATCACGACCGTCTCGGCACTGGCCATCGGGCTCCTGTCCCTCACGTACATTTCGTACTATTCAACCGAGGCGTCTGCCGAGAAGCAGCTCCCGGATGATTTCACCTTCCTCCAGGAGGACGGGTTGAATCAATTCGAGAAAGCCCTTGGTGACCATCGCATCGATTACAGCGAAAACCGCATCGACGTGCTTCAGGTGGCGGTCGATCTGGAAGGCATCGTGTCCGGTAAAGTGGACGGGATCGCCATGGATCTAAGCAAAGCGCATATGGCCGTCATCCGTGCAGATGATGCCGGGTTAAAGCTTAACGAGGATGAAGCGATCCTGACGGGGTACAGTGATATGCTGAAGAACTTCATGCCGATGAAGGAGAAAGGGGAAATCGTCCTCCAGAACAAAGAAACGAAGCAGCCGCTTGATCTAATCAAAACGAAGGATAATCACTATATTTCCTGGAAATTCACAGGTGGCGGATTCCCGGTGGTGATCGTGAACGATACCGTCTTTCAAACGATGAAGGAACATCTGGATCCCGGGCTTCAGGGTACGTCCAATATCAATCTGGGCGTCAACATCAAGGATGACCGTCAACTGGAGAAAGCGAACGATCTGTACGTGAGCCTGTTCGGAAAAGAAGAAAACCTGTCTGATTCCCGTCCGATCTATATCGAGTACCAAAAAGCCAATATGGGGATCTCCGTGTTCATCGTCGGATTCCTCGGACTCACCTTCCTCATCACATCAGGCTGCATCCTTTACTTCAAACAGATGGATGAAAGCGAAGAGGAACGTCCGAACTACACGATCCTCCGCAAGCTCGGCTATTCACGACATGACCTGCAGAAAGGCATCCGCTTCAAGCAGCTGTTCAACTTCGGGATTCCGCTCGCCGTCGGCCTCCTGCACAGCTACTTCGCCGTCAAATCCGGCTGGTTCTGGTTCGGTAGCGAACTCTGGACGCCACTCCTGATCGTCATGGGACTCTACACCGTCCTCTACTCGGCATTCGGCGTCCTCTCCACCCTCTACTCCCGCCGCATCATCCGGGAATCCCTTTGA
- a CDS encoding DUF2812 domain-containing protein, translating to MKKVKIFFDIEREEKWLNEQLAKGFRCTKISSLGVYTFEETDKKHVIRLDYRDRMKKEKHLEYTDMYEDFGWSNIDGSKLVGIRYWQKEADGHDELFSDRESLAKYYQRLMGYSFWLGITMFCIVAMYFFNQDYSLYHDGLWRMEGSLFWKAFIFETPFALLKALPGIMVILFIGSYYRAYKKYELFKEA from the coding sequence GTGAAAAAGGTTAAGATCTTTTTTGATATCGAGAGAGAAGAAAAGTGGCTGAATGAGCAGCTGGCGAAAGGATTCCGCTGCACAAAGATCAGTTCGTTGGGTGTCTATACGTTCGAGGAAACGGACAAAAAGCATGTGATTCGATTGGATTACCGTGACCGGATGAAAAAGGAAAAACACCTCGAGTATACGGACATGTATGAAGATTTCGGCTGGAGTAACATCGATGGTTCTAAGTTAGTCGGAATCCGGTATTGGCAGAAAGAAGCGGACGGTCACGATGAGCTTTTCTCCGACCGCGAGTCCCTGGCTAAATACTATCAGCGGTTGATGGGCTATTCCTTTTGGTTAGGGATCACCATGTTTTGCATCGTGGCCATGTATTTTTTCAATCAGGACTACAGCCTTTACCACGACGGTCTATGGCGCATGGAAGGCTCACTATTCTGGAAAGCGTTCATTTTTGAAACACCGTTCGCCCTGTTGAAAGCATTGCCTGGGATCATGGTGATTTTGTTCATTGGCAGTTATTACAGAGCGTATAAAAAGTATGAGTTGTTCAAGGAAGCTTGA
- a CDS encoding sensor histidine kinase, which yields MTYIQKKILTLITVVMIIMSAIWLALTYYNYRTHEQYNDILQRYLGMNEVSRNSQQVVTDLNNYMVETTDGNLAKLQASKEKMKDGKTVVDGLRNQDNDFTLSNYLNLIDSLVETTDRFLLFQEENDAEASAREFAEANRISGYISEMTLTLIDKELTTYNVRYRGIMEQSAEVIKLGIWVLLLITCLLLIASYWFSLGITRPVFKLTKAANELSRGNFSQEVKVEGNDEIAFLAKTFDRMRININNLISEMKQKAALERELQESKLLLQESQFRSLQSQINPHFLFNTLNTLSKKAYMEGSEETSDLLVSVAGILRYNLKRQNRSVTLGDEIAVLLQYMDIQKARFADRLQFTTDIAPSCLDAKIPALTLQPIVENAVIHAVEPQEDGGSIRFRVYEEKDGIAVEISDDGAGMPREKIRQIVEEEALPEGHSTGIGFSNVVKRLRLFYGVEDVIAIESEEGKGTTITLRIKREGAENHDQIAHRG from the coding sequence ATGACCTACATACAGAAGAAGATCCTTACCCTCATCACGGTCGTCATGATCATCATGTCGGCGATCTGGCTCGCCCTGACCTATTACAATTACCGCACACACGAACAATACAATGATATCCTCCAGCGCTACCTCGGCATGAATGAGGTATCGCGGAACAGCCAGCAGGTGGTCACGGATCTCAATAACTATATGGTCGAGACCACCGATGGGAATCTAGCGAAACTGCAGGCAAGCAAAGAAAAGATGAAGGACGGGAAAACCGTCGTGGACGGCCTGCGGAACCAGGATAATGATTTCACCCTATCAAACTATCTGAATCTCATCGACAGTCTCGTTGAGACGACGGACCGTTTCCTCCTTTTCCAGGAAGAGAACGATGCGGAAGCGTCGGCAAGGGAGTTTGCCGAGGCGAACCGGATCTCGGGATATATTTCCGAAATGACCCTCACCCTGATCGATAAGGAGCTCACGACGTACAATGTGCGCTACCGGGGGATCATGGAGCAGTCCGCCGAAGTGATCAAGCTCGGGATCTGGGTGCTCCTCCTCATCACCTGTCTGTTGCTGATTGCTTCGTACTGGTTCTCCCTTGGCATCACGCGCCCTGTCTTCAAGCTGACAAAGGCCGCCAACGAGCTGTCCCGTGGGAATTTCAGTCAGGAGGTGAAGGTGGAGGGGAATGACGAGATCGCCTTCCTCGCGAAAACCTTCGACCGGATGCGGATCAACATCAACAACCTCATCTCGGAGATGAAGCAGAAGGCCGCCTTAGAGAGGGAGCTGCAGGAAAGCAAGCTCCTCCTGCAGGAAAGTCAGTTCAGGAGCCTTCAGAGTCAGATCAATCCCCACTTCCTCTTCAATACGCTGAATACATTGTCGAAGAAGGCCTATATGGAAGGGTCCGAGGAGACGAGTGACCTCCTCGTGAGCGTGGCGGGCATCCTGCGCTACAACCTGAAGCGCCAGAACCGCTCCGTCACCCTCGGGGATGAGATCGCTGTGCTCCTTCAGTATATGGATATCCAAAAGGCCCGGTTTGCCGACCGCCTTCAGTTCACCACCGACATCGCCCCCTCTTGCCTGGACGCAAAGATCCCGGCCCTCACCCTGCAGCCCATCGTGGAGAATGCCGTCATCCATGCCGTCGAACCGCAGGAAGACGGAGGCAGCATCCGCTTCCGGGTGTATGAGGAGAAAGACGGGATTGCGGTTGAAATCAGCGATGACGGAGCGGGCATGCCCCGGGAAAAAATCCGTCAGATCGTCGAGGAAGAAGCGCTGCCGGAAGGGCATTCCACCGGCATCGGATTCAGCAATGTCGTGAAGCGCCTCCGCCTCTTTTATGGGGTCGAGGATGTGATTGCGATCGAAAGCGAAGAAGGAAAGGGAACGACCATCACACTGCGAATCAAACGGGAAGGAGCGGAGAATCATGATCAAATTGCTCATCGTGGATGA
- a CDS encoding sugar ABC transporter substrate-binding protein: MRKIGLVVLCVGVLMLCHLTFLSAKKVFLADEGPLRETMPAAKEQRRLVLITQDTQTPFWDQVATGAKEQAKKEGVSLEVWGTYGKNEEEFLKNIEIAIQSKVDGILIQGMDTPEFKELTKVKASFNGIPVITVANDVPMSESLRRTYIGSDPFEAGKLMADALVKEMGGAGKVVLMVDAEREYNQNERIRGIRSVLDDYPSITIVEGETGSARDQIITATREVMNREPDVDAFISVNAGNLGAMIEEISKRSQEEGYLIYSFDDGPESMTLLAQGKINAVVEQEPERMGEWSVQLMEEWLNGETVPLDPAGYITDVKIVKGDDR; encoded by the coding sequence GTGAGGAAGATCGGGTTGGTGGTGCTGTGTGTGGGGGTGCTGATGCTGTGTCATCTGACGTTCCTGTCAGCGAAGAAAGTATTTTTGGCCGATGAGGGGCCCCTGCGGGAAACGATGCCTGCTGCCAAGGAGCAGCGCCGGCTCGTCCTGATCACCCAGGATACGCAGACGCCGTTCTGGGATCAGGTGGCGACGGGGGCGAAGGAGCAGGCGAAGAAGGAAGGCGTGAGTCTCGAGGTGTGGGGGACATACGGTAAGAATGAAGAAGAATTTTTGAAGAACATCGAGATCGCGATCCAGTCGAAGGTCGACGGCATCCTCATCCAGGGCATGGACACGCCTGAGTTCAAGGAGCTGACGAAGGTGAAAGCCTCCTTCAACGGGATCCCCGTCATCACGGTTGCCAATGACGTTCCCATGAGTGAGAGCCTCCGCCGCACCTACATCGGCTCCGATCCATTCGAAGCGGGCAAGCTCATGGCCGATGCATTGGTGAAGGAAATGGGCGGTGCCGGCAAGGTCGTCCTCATGGTGGATGCCGAGCGTGAATACAATCAGAATGAGAGAATACGAGGCATCCGCTCCGTCCTTGATGACTACCCATCCATCACAATCGTGGAGGGGGAGACGGGCAGCGCACGGGATCAGATCATCACGGCGACCCGTGAGGTCATGAACCGTGAGCCCGATGTCGATGCGTTCATCTCCGTGAATGCGGGGAACCTCGGGGCCATGATCGAGGAAATAAGTAAGCGCTCTCAAGAAGAAGGGTATCTCATCTACTCCTTCGATGACGGTCCTGAATCCATGACGCTCCTTGCCCAGGGCAAGATTAACGCCGTCGTCGAACAGGAACCCGAACGCATGGGGGAGTGGAGCGTGCAGCTCATGGAGGAATGGCTGAACGGGGAGACGGTACCCCTTGACCCCGCCGGCTATATAACCGACGTAAAGATCGTGAAAGGTGACGACCGATGA
- a CDS encoding sugar ABC transporter permease: protein MNIFQETRMLIRDNIRDYGMYIALFVIILTFTFMTDGLFMTSRNISNLLDSAGYIAVLAVGMTLVIVIRHIDLSVGYAAGFLGAIAAILLTQAGLSPWLTIPIILVLGAVVGLFNGLLVAQIGIPSFVATLAGMLIFRGALLQVTEKTGTIIIQDDKFNAIGNGFIPSLTQVNGLHLLSLLVGVVGILLYIYSEFSTRRNKIKYEFEVISAPIFALKLVFVSAIIGYVTWILAGYNGFSWTMVIILLVVVVYHFLSTKTVLGRHIYAVGSNPEAAHLSGINVKKITYIVFGSMGMLAALSGILFTSRLQSATTTAGTLFELDAIAAAYVGGVSSAGGVGKVTGAIIGAIVMASLTSGMNLLGVGISYQYMIRGGVLAGAVIFDVLTRKKR, encoded by the coding sequence ATGAATATTTTTCAAGAAACAAGGATGCTGATCCGGGACAACATCCGTGACTACGGGATGTACATTGCATTATTCGTTATCATTCTAACATTTACATTCATGACCGACGGGCTGTTCATGACGTCGAGGAACATTAGTAATCTATTGGATTCCGCTGGATACATCGCGGTCCTTGCCGTGGGGATGACCCTCGTCATCGTCATCCGCCACATCGATCTATCGGTCGGGTACGCTGCGGGATTCCTGGGCGCCATCGCGGCGATCCTATTGACCCAGGCGGGCTTGTCCCCGTGGTTGACCATTCCCATCATCCTCGTCCTCGGGGCGGTCGTGGGACTCTTCAACGGACTTCTTGTGGCACAAATCGGCATCCCGTCCTTCGTGGCGACCCTTGCCGGCATGCTGATCTTCCGCGGAGCGCTCCTCCAGGTGACGGAGAAGACCGGGACGATCATCATCCAGGATGACAAGTTCAATGCCATCGGGAACGGGTTCATCCCGTCCCTGACACAGGTGAACGGTCTTCACCTCCTCTCCTTGTTGGTCGGAGTCGTGGGTATCCTCCTGTACATCTACAGCGAATTTTCCACACGACGCAACAAGATCAAGTACGAGTTCGAAGTCATTTCAGCGCCGATCTTTGCCCTGAAGCTCGTGTTCGTCTCAGCCATCATCGGCTACGTAACATGGATCCTTGCCGGATACAACGGTTTCTCCTGGACGATGGTCATCATCCTCCTCGTTGTGGTGGTGTATCACTTCCTATCGACGAAAACTGTCCTCGGGCGTCACATCTACGCCGTCGGAAGCAATCCGGAAGCGGCTCACCTGAGCGGGATCAACGTCAAGAAAATCACGTATATCGTGTTTGGCTCCATGGGGATGCTGGCCGCCCTATCGGGAATCCTCTTCACCTCCAGGCTCCAATCGGCCACGACAACGGCCGGGACCTTGTTCGAGCTTGATGCCATCGCCGCGGCTTACGTCGGCGGTGTATCCAGTGCCGGAGGAGTAGGGAAAGTGACAGGCGCCATCATCGGTGCCATCGTCATGGCCTCCCTCACAAGCGGCATGAACCTTCTCGGAGTAGGGATCTCCTACCAATACATGATCCGCGGAGGCGTACTCGCAGGCGCCGTCATCTTCGACGTGCTTACCCGCAAAAAACGCTGA
- a CDS encoding LLM class flavin-dependent oxidoreductase — protein sequence MEIGLYSIGEHVRNPMNGDYISAQQRIRELIETAAYADEAGLDVFAVGESHQRLFTTQAHTVILGAIAQATKNIKIASSATVLSTSDPVRVYEDFATIDLISNGRAEIVAGRGSRAGAYELFGYDIEDYEDLFEEKIELLMQLNREENVTWEGRFRAPLRKATILPQPLRGSMPIWRAVGGPPESAIKAGKAGVPMMLTTLGGPSTGFLPAVEGFRNAAREAGHDPASLPLATAGFLYTAKDSQTALREFYPHLNSAMIQLKGGGYPQDQFTAATDHRDALMIGSPQQIIEKILYQYELYGHQRFLGEIDLGGIPLDQIKKNIELIATDIMPAVKKYTAG from the coding sequence ATGGAAATCGGATTGTATTCAATCGGGGAACATGTGAGGAATCCCATGAACGGGGATTATATTTCTGCCCAGCAACGGATCCGGGAATTAATTGAAACGGCTGCCTACGCAGATGAAGCCGGGCTGGACGTTTTTGCCGTCGGGGAAAGCCATCAGCGCCTGTTCACGACCCAAGCCCATACGGTCATCCTCGGTGCCATCGCCCAAGCCACGAAAAACATCAAGATCGCAAGCTCCGCAACGGTTCTCAGTACATCCGATCCGGTTCGCGTGTACGAGGACTTCGCCACCATCGACCTGATCTCGAACGGCCGCGCGGAGATTGTTGCCGGCCGGGGATCGCGTGCGGGTGCTTATGAGCTCTTCGGGTATGATATAGAGGATTATGAAGACTTATTTGAAGAGAAAATCGAGCTTCTCATGCAGCTCAACAGAGAGGAGAACGTGACGTGGGAAGGCAGATTCCGCGCCCCGCTCCGCAAGGCCACGATCCTTCCGCAGCCGCTCCGTGGCTCCATGCCGATCTGGCGGGCAGTCGGGGGACCGCCGGAGAGTGCCATTAAGGCGGGAAAAGCAGGGGTCCCCATGATGCTCACGACACTCGGTGGACCTTCCACCGGCTTCCTTCCAGCTGTGGAAGGGTTCCGGAACGCAGCCAGAGAGGCTGGTCACGATCCCGCTTCCCTTCCCCTTGCCACGGCGGGCTTCCTTTATACAGCCAAGGACAGTCAGACGGCACTGAGGGAATTCTATCCTCACCTTAACAGCGCCATGATCCAACTGAAGGGTGGCGGTTACCCGCAGGATCAGTTCACCGCAGCCACGGATCACCGCGATGCCCTGATGATCGGCTCCCCCCAGCAAATCATCGAGAAGATCCTCTATCAGTATGAACTTTACGGCCATCAGCGCTTCCTCGGAGAAATCGATCTCGGGGGAATACCGCTTGACCAAATCAAGAAGAATATTGAGCTCATCGCTACCGACATCATGCCGGCGGTTAAGAAATATACGGCAGGTTAA